In the genome of Cherax quadricarinatus isolate ZL_2023a chromosome 83, ASM3850222v1, whole genome shotgun sequence, one region contains:
- the LOC128702121 gene encoding WAS/WASL-interacting protein family member 3, which produces MIDRTLLLFLVWVALVLVLLSLCYSIYFIVSYCALSQAGSYLECTGDSWPYFSSLAVLTATGIVVLILAVAVSYNSRAGNSGMLHTNHYANSYVGQPGVEYPLPPPPPPAYMEHPPLPPGFVEYRPPPADVLEVDRVDAERRMSKIIIPRAHVNPPASSAHPTVPPINPTVPPINPTVPLINPAASPDNQRKY; this is translated from the exons ATGATAGACAGAACGTTGTTACTGTTCCTGGTGTGGGTGGCTTTGGTCTTAGTGCTCCTGAGTCTCTGCTACAGCATCTACTTCATCGTCTCCTACTGCGCCCTCTCCCAAGCTGGAAGCTACCTGGAATGTACTGGAGACTCCTGGCCGTATTTCAGTAGTCTGGCAGTACTCACAGCAACAG GGATTGTTGTGTTGATCCTGGCTGTTGCTGTTAGCTACAACAGCCGAGCAGGCAACAGCGGCATGTTACACACAAACCATTACGCTAACTCGTACGTGGGACAACCAGGGGTCGAAtaccctcttcctccaccacctcctcctgcttataTGGAacatcctcctctccctcctggtTTCGTCGAGTATCGACCACCTCCTGCTGATGTCCTGGAGGTCGATAGGGTCGACGCCGAGCGCAGGATGTCAAAGATTATCATTCCCAGAGCACACGTCAACCCTCCTGCGTCTTCCGCCCATCCTACTGTGCCTCCTATCAATCCTACTGTGCCTCCTATCAATCCTACTGTGCCTCTCATCAATCCTGCTGCGTCTCCCGACAACCAGCGGAAGTACTAA